Proteins encoded together in one Salmo salar chromosome ssa08, Ssal_v3.1, whole genome shotgun sequence window:
- the cep44 gene encoding centrosomal protein of 44 kDa, producing MMSTGDLKGCLRKLDAQLRALKYPREVDYNGLAKGDPSAFLPIVSYAFISYSPHLAEHLVVFGVELTGKNDLRFIDCIYKVLRDLFHYKPVLTKQQFLQFGFAERKTCILCDVIAFALQKHKELSKGNKPKPRPRFQASSSDSKSEALPFQAETMNPMATTLSLSRPLVERHIGGDSWVSSSRTSNNEESEEEEEEGLGLEEVQNQAPTVPQTDLVVEGRLAALEAQLLQVQTRLGRLSALEQRLELLEKASAGRITIDKHQWENLESRVLLLETRLTLSTATAQESSSLINGGWSHHMADNATEVMESRPSPPESLLHNSGCERPQSSTPSASYPISPCVTTAPPEENMKERLERIANMMKDTSSLLRSMEPSM from the exons ATGATGTCAACCGGTGATTTGAAAGGATGTCTTCGGAAGCTGGACGCTCAACTACGCGCATTGAAGTACCCAAGAGAGGTCGACTATAATGG CTTGGCCAAAGGGGATCCTTCTGCCTTTCTCCCCATAGTGAGTTATGCATTCATCTCCTATTCACCACACCTTGCTGAACACCTGGTGGTCTTTGGAGTGGAACTCACTGGGAAGAACGACCTACGTTTTATCGACTGCATCTACAAG GTACTGCGGGATCTCTTCCACTACAAACCCGTCCTGACCAAGCAGCAGTTCCTCCAGTTTGGCTTTGCAGAAAGAAAGACCTGCATCCTCTGTGATGTGATCGCCTTCGCCCTGCAGAAACACAAAGAGCTCAGCAAAGGCAACAAG CCGAAGCCGAGACCTCGTTTTCAGGCCTCGAGTTCAGACTCCAAAAGTGAGGCTCTTCCATTTCAGGCTGAAACGATGAACCCCATGGCCACCACA TTGTCCCTAAGCAGGCCACTAGTGGAGAGACACATTGGTGGTGACTCCTGGGTCTCCTCTAGTAGAACCTCAAATAATGAAGagtctgaggaggaggaggaggaggggctgggACTGGAGGAGGTCCAGAACCAAGCCCCTACAGTCCCTCAAACA GACCTGGTGGTGGAGGGGAGGCTGGCAGCGCTGGAGGCCCAGCTGCTGCAGGTCCAGACCAGGCTGGGGAGGCTCTCGGCCCTGGAGCAGAGGCTGGAGCTTCTAGAGAAGGCCTCGGCCGGGAGGATCACTATAGACAAGCACCAGTGGGAGAACCTGGAGAGCAGAGTGCTACTGCTGGAGACCAGACTGACCCTCTCCACAGCCACGGCCCAG GAGTCGTCGTCACTTATCAATGGAGGTTGGAGTCATCACATGGCAGATAATGCAACAGAAGTCATGG AGTCAAGACCCAGTCCTCCAGAGAGCCTCCTACACAACTCTGGCTGTGAGCGTCCTCAGTCCTCCACCCCTTCCGCTAGCTATCCCATCAGCCCCTGTGTGACAACGGCACCCCCAGAG GAGAATATGAAAGAGAGATTGGAAAGGATAGCCAACAT GATGAAAGACACTTCCAGCCTTTTAAGAAGTATGGAACCCTCAATGTAA